TTCTAAGACAATATGGTTACTCTATGAAAGAGCTATAAACAGATGTGGATGTTCCATGGAATAGCGAGACTTATTTACTGACCAAGGGTATTTTTAATAACCATGCTAATCTTAGAATCGTAGAATAGTTCTTATTTAATAGTTTTGCATAAATGAACTTAGCTCCAGAAATTTCCTCTGGTATGCAGTTACAATTAGTGATTCCCAGAAAGCTGACAAATtgaacaaagaaattaaaatgaaattaagtgTGAAACCAAGTGTCGATCCCAAATCAAAGTGGTGACGTTTGAACTTACCAGTATGTTTTAGATTGATACTGAAAGTAGTACATGTAACAGCCTGTTTGGGGATCCTGAGCATACTGGGCCTCTCTTATTTTAGCCTCAGGTAGTTCCAGTAGGTCTCCGTGGTACTCCACAACAAACTCTCCTTTTTTGAAGCTCTTGACAGCAAACAcccctcttccttttccttctaTGTGTTTGACCTGTTAACATTCAAAAGCAATACAGTGTGAATGCTATCTGATTTAGCAAAGATTTGGGAATTGCCTAACCActgtataaatattaaatgtgtcaCAAACGAATCTTCGGTGCTTATTattgatttacagaaaatagCACAAATTCATACATTGCATTGCATACACTATGCTCTAGGCTAAAGTGACAACACTCAAATCATTAATCCTACCTGCATTCCTTCCTCAATGCCATTCTTTATCAGGTCATCAGTGTGACTGTGTTCTTCATTCTGTTGACAATTTGAGTAATTTGGTCAAAGTTAAACTTCCTGTTATGGTAGAGTTGCATAAtctttatagaaaaaaaaaagaccatttaaaaaaagcaaaaggaaatgaagatataatttattaacttaaaaaatgcACAACCCTCTTTATAACAAATAAGCTTTTTTCATACAAACCTTTAACTCTGCCTTAGTTTTTCTGTTACTCCGTCTGATCGGATAATAGTCTGTGACCTTTCTATTTTGGGGAGCTTTATTCTCAatcctgaaaacacagacattatAAAAAGTAATGAGATTATTATTGAACAACTGTCTGTGAAAGGGGccatgtctttttcttttttctcaatgacactgacatgtttattttgtgcACTCACTTTTTTGCTCCGAGTTTGGGACCAGTTCGACTCCGAGGTTTGGATGCTGTAACTTTTTTGCCTGCTTGCAACCTAGCATCGGTGTGCGTGGTGGACTCTTTTTGATCAGGCTGGTCAGTGAATTGCTCTCTAATCCCATGACTTTGACAAGCCATTTCAGGCTTCTGCTCTTTGGACTCACAACTCTCAGATTTAACTTCATTAGGTATGTCTAAAATAAAGAAGACACAAAGAATTAAATTTATAGCTGCTCTAACCATTTAGCCGTAATCAAGAAAGTGACGTTCCTTGAAAAGCAGTGAAGTTGTGTCATAAGATAGTAGGTCAGTGAACACTGCTACCATTCACATGCACAGGAAATTTTTCTGTGGTACACGATCTGCTGACCACAAGGTAACACAGGGGTAAACAGCAAAATGGCTGGGAGATTATATGTAACAGAAATGACCAAACAATAGCATTTCACATCAGTTgattcaatacattttaaaagttaattagATATTCACCTTTTTTCAGCTTCAACAGGTCAGGGTTAGCTGCATCAGATTCATTTCCTTCCTGGATCAGCGTGCTTGAACTGTCACTCAGAGGGGACCGAGGTTTGCTTGGACTCCGTAGACTCTGGACAATTGACTGCACTTTACCTACGCACTCCTGCAAAAAGATTATTATTTACctagggaaaaaaatgaaaaaccctGCTCTGTTCCCAGGAGTAAACCTAATGAGATGCATACACATTCAGCTTCACTATCATCGGTATCAGCATGCAAATCTGACAAGATGCAATAAATGAGACATCATCTTTTATGAAGCTATGTTTAGAACCATGTAGTTGTTGCAGACTGTATTTAATGTCTTAATTCCTGCTCCAAACCACTCAACATGCATGCGAGTTTAAGACCCTCCCAATTTAGAGCAAGTTGCACACATTCAGAGCTGCTCTTTGAACCACttcatcatttaaaaagcacGGTGGAGCCAACAGAAAATGCACTGAACAGACTGCTGCCTGATGAAGACTTTATCGGTCCGCCTGCCATCTCCAGCTGGGAGTGGTTAGTGGCTCCATGGTAACAGTGTCATCTCTGATTGGCAGAATAGAATTAAAAATGCTGGAAAAGTGTATCGGAAAAACAGGGTGATCAGGTACCCAGCCAATGCCACGTGCACagaaattttatttctttttttaatttttgtatttaatttatttatttttaaattggacTGATTGTGGTTTCAATGTCTGCAAATATCATAATTTCAGAAGTTTATGGCCCACTATAAATAACTCTTGTACAGTGTTAGTGTATGTGCTGATCACTAAACAGATTCTCCAGTGACACTGAAACACGTTTACATCCTAAACCAAGTTTCAGCTCTATTCCCTAAACCAATAGCTATGGTGTACACTGCATTATGGATACACTACACCTTAACCTTACCTTTTGACTGGTGAAGGTTATTAAGAGGCTGTACACAACCTGGGATAGGTTTTGCCTGAAAGAGTCAAGTCTGGGTAACGTCGATTACAAACAATACGAAGCTTCCTGCAGTCTAGTTAGTTCATGAATGAAGCCTATGTACGCTGCCACGGCGCCAAGCTGAGGCAGGACCCCTGTCAAAGTAACATTACCTTTCCAGAATGTTGACCAACGCGGGAGCTGCAAAGCGTAAAACCCAACAATAAAACTTACCTTGTTAGCTGctggtttgttttcctttgtctcCTTCCGTGAAGTGACCATACCTTCAACAGTGTCCTCATGCTTTATGTCTGTTCTTAGcacatttttcttccctttatAAACATAGAAATAAATAAGTGTAAGCATTGCTATCTAAATGAGAGAACATTGTACAAAAGCCAAGCATTTAcaggcaagtttatttgtaaacaTGAGCTACGTTCAATTAAACGAATTTGGTCCTCTATTTAcgctagctagcattagctgtTTGGTACTCCTTAACTACTGTAGCCTGTATGACATAAACAATTCCTGAAATGACAGTGCATTACCAAGTTTACCTTTTGCCATCTCAGTCGCCAGAATAAAGTCCAAAGAGGACGAGGAGTCTATTAAATGTTGCCCTTGGTATAGTTCACTCTTTCTGCAACCACAAACATCACAGCACCACACTGCAAAGTGGGGCGGTGAGAGTGCGGTGGATTTAAAAACCTCACTGCTCCTCTCATTGGCTGTTTCATCCAGGCGGGAGGGGCACGAGCAGGAAGGTAGCTTTCTCATTGGCCGCAGCTCTGGCTGTCACACAGCAGTGGTCAGCAAACGCGAACCTCTCGTGGAGAAATATGCCTCACCAGAAACTTAGGGAAGCTCTGCTGTACTCCCGTATGTTGTAAAACTGATCATGTTCTCAGTGGGATTAGCTGAATTAAATAAGGGctataaaaataattatcattcaattataattttaattcaaTGCATAGAAAACCATGTGTTTTTGGTGTACGCtattttgacagtttattaggtaggtaggctaaataacagaaaacacgTCTCTGtataaaacaatacaacttaacagcaccacaaactacagcctccaaaataaccataaagttgaatgaacacctctctgaaactgTTTCAACACAACCGAACATTTTAACCatcatgaaggtaggattttcTGCATGACTGCtatattagactgcattagtttagCTAGATGCAATTATttaactggcaactgagtgtataaaaTATTGAGCAGATAGACAATTTTAAAATCCCCTCCAGGCACGCTTTAAgatttataaatatattctgCTTTGAATAGTCATTTGTGTCTTCTCAGTTACCTggttaaaaattcttaaaataacatCTACATATCCTCCTGAATCAAAAATCCAGAGTCtagaaatatgcaaaaattgttcatttcaaacTTAACTGGatacaagatgtctcctacgTCACTAACAATCCATTCTCAGTGTGTATGCAATGCAGGCTTCAGGTTTTCACATCACACTTATGTAAACTGCCTTTTGGACCAGGATTGGCTTCAAAGGTAGTTATAATGGTACACAccttaaactcagattttagGTGAGCACGGAGAAACTTTCCACTTTCAGCAGAAGAACttgaaaacatacaatacatcATTCTGCAGAGTGAAAATCAAAACATCCAAGAGAGATAACAATGAACAAATAACCTTTAtgagtggagggggactttAAAACCATGATTTAATCAGTAGAATTATAAAATCTCCCATAATGTTATCTAAGATAATGATTCAAGATTCTATGGAGGTAGCCTGTGGATATGCCCTCCTCTGGGCAAGCATGCAAGTAGCTGATACAAGTGTCCggtctgtttttcttattttaagaagaaaataattttttctatACAGTGAGAGTCTTGGGAGTAGGGGTCAATAAGGAACAATCGACAGTATCATGGCTTGCAAGGCATGTCAAGTCTTCTATATTTAGCTCATGAGGTTTTCCTGACATAAATTGGGTAAAATGTTATGCGGTAAAAGtaagcacataaaaaaaacaaaagtgcaacAGCTTTAATAATATTGACTTATTTTATCCGCGTTTTCAATATCAAATGAGCCAGCAGTGCAATATGACACATTCAGGATTTAAGGTGAGACAACAACACTATGACCTTACAAGAAATAAGTGAGGGGGAATTATGTCATCATAAATTAATTAGAGGAATATGCATCTAAATCAAATTAGACCTACAGCTACAGGTAAAGGTCAAACACTACAGCTTTTAACTAAAGCTCATAACCCAATCATTGACTTTTGTGGAAAACTCCCGTCAAGCActgaaaaatgcacacacatcaccagcatttttgattatattttatttctttttttcaaaatctccCTCTCCGTCTTGTATCATGTGAAGTACTACGTATTGCAACTTTGCACGAAAgatgctatacaaataaaaggCTAACTGGATTTGATACCATCAACAGTACCTTTCCAGGTTTTGTTACTCAGTCTTTGCAGGCATGAAATACACGACCACTGGAGTACATTTTAAACAGTGTCATTCCCAGGTTTGGAGTCTGCAACCAGCGCTTCTTTAAACAGTCTTTTTCTCTCAAGATTCTCATgtgccttcttcttcttctcttgtttcctCAGCACAGACTCTTTCTTCTTAGCAAGAACTTCGCTGAGTTCTCCTTTATATGCAACATCAAGTTTCTCTCTCATAATTCCTCGGGCACGCTTTCGATTTATTTCCACCGATCTGGTTTGATGGCACTGGAGGGAGTATGGTACAAAAGATTCAATTTACATAGTCAGTAAATCACATAACTTTGGTTTCCACAAAAGTCTCAGATCAAGGAATATTTATTACCTACTCTGGGGCTTACAGTCAGCATCATATCCATTTTTCTTAGCACTTTAATGACTCGAATGAACTGTGAAACTCAAGTTTAAAGCCAACAAGAAAAGGACGTTTCGACATCTATATCTCCATGACAACCGGGCTTCTGCTCATGAAGATTGTGTGATATAACTGAAGGCATCTGAATAATTACAACATGGACCTTCGTCAGCTGCTGTGTCCAAAAAGTGGACTTGACATAACTTTGATTTGTATCCCTATTTCAGTCTTAAATGTTCTACACAATGATACTACTGATTACAGATATAcacagattaattaaaaaagaaagaaagaaagaaagaaagaaagaaagaaaggggtTTACCTTTACTACAATCCCAGTGGGGATATGCTTGAGCACCACACAGTTGCTGGTTTTGTTGGTGGCCTGTCCTCCGGGTCCAGATCCTCTCACAAACTGCTCTTCAAGGTCGTCTTCGTTCAGGACAGGAAGGTCTATCAGGTCCTTTTTGCCGGCTGCGAAAACACATGTCAATCCAGCCGGCAGCGGTCTGAGAATTAGAGAGATACTGGGAGACCTTCCCCATACGACCCGACTGGACACACTGTACATGGATCTGACGAACGGGAGAAGCCGTGACATTTCTTTAAGTAAGCGAAATACAAATGCGGCGTCTTGGTGTCGCAGTGAGCGAGCATACaacattacatcacattttgtcaCCAAAGGTGAAACATGATTTCTCTCACCAAAAACTTCTTTCATGCAAGActcattacattatatttttctgtctgtttcgCGATCGTTCaactctgctgttgttttggttgtcttttcttcttctacgCTCCCGTCTCTTCTCACCCAATCAGAAGTCGCTGTGTTTTCCTTCGTTGCCTAAATAGCAGGCCTGTGTTGACCCACTGCCGCCATCGTGTGTCCGCTCGCTGAACAAGAGTCTAGCAGGTAggaaactgcaaaaaatgttcTTATAAAAGGCCCTAAAAGTCGACTATTAAAGTTTGAGTCTCTTTAAAGGCTCTCTTATCTGGTAGATATTTTGAAAGGCGGGTCTTCGTGTGAACTGTGGTTAAGGCTGGAAAATAGATATTTAATTTTGCAGGGAAATGTATGGCGAGGTCCTCCTATTCAACTTTCCGGAAGTTCGGTGCCTGATTGCTGCCAAAGATAACACCACCAAGATAACTATAATCAAGACAGGTGAAGAAAACCAGCGAAGGTACAAGTGTGCATTTGATACTGTTTTGAACATACCGGGCATATACAGAGACAAGGGAGGAGTGTATTATGCCGCAGAAGTGGTTCAAGACGAGTCTTGGGacattttgatacattttctgcCATGCAACCTTGTCATTGTCGAAATCATATACAGTTTACGGTTGAAATCATTTGTAATTAGTGTAAACCCAAGCCGACCACAGCCACCGTTATGCATGAAAGGAACTGTGCAGCTTCCTCTCGGGTCTATGGGGAGAATTGTGTCAGAATTACAGAAATTTTGGAAGGGGCAAATAAAATGAACTCTCCTTTTCACATTGACAAGTGTACCAGCAAGAGCACAATGGAAGGAAATAATGGATTCATAATTACAACTTCACTTGACAAAGCAGCAGGcatatgttttattcatttgtgtgtCATTCAGCACACACATTACATAAAACACTCTAGTTTACACTGATATGCAATGTTTTATATTCCACAAGACATTGCTGTTGAATTTAAGAACTTGAATTTTAACTTTGTTATGTTCGTCAGGTGCAGGCTTCATCACTCCAAGCAGTGCCAAACACCTGTGAAATGAGTCCTTTCTGTTGTAGTTTCCGCATGATTCCTAAAGAGGTGCAACTGATTGAATGAAACTGTTGATGTCCATTTAAAgctataaatacatttgttgcTAAATAGTTTCAAACCTTGTTttatatggaaataaataatggaCTGTGATGTAATGCTTCCTGTTCTCTCTTTTAACACGGACTATAATTAGTAAATCAGGAAACTATGTAGGTCACAGGAAAAAGACAATCTCTCTGATGACCTATGATGACATCGCTCTGGTATTGCGGGTGGGGGAGGTGCATTTCTAATTACTTGAATTTTATCTTTAGTGCCCACATTAAAACTGACCCTCATTTTCCGTACATTTCAACCTTGACTATGTCATTCGTATGTGGATCTCTCAAAAAAGACTCACCTTTCCATTAATGTGCTACCCGCTGTATTCAGATATCAGTTTTATACATATTTCATGTAAAAGGTTttgtgatataaaacaaaaatctctaAGCTCTTAACTGTAAACAGTGTGTTCTTCACAGAATTTCGTGTAGCCCCATGTCACTCAGTATCACTCATACCTATCTCTCTTATCTATGGTTCCTCTCTCCGGGATGACATTGTGAAAGAGGTCAAAACAGAAATGTGGGTGCCGATTGTTGTCGAGTCATTGAGAATTCAAAGCTTTGCAGTTTGTTCAGATGAGATTGTTCAGATTTGAGGTGGGACGTTAGGTCCGCTGTGGTGTGAAGCTGTAAGTTGCCATCAAGGCAGTCAGTGAAAATAATTTCCTTGTAAGAATTAAAACAAGTCAACAGGCTCATCTGAGATGCAGCGGCAGCCTAGTTTCTcctgttttggttaaaaaaaaagctggcaGCTATTTCTCTGCTATATGTAAGGTGTATAGTTGAATGATTCCAATACTGTATAATATTATCTATATGTTCGTGTGGAATATAGAAAGAAGACATAAATACTTGAATGGCTGTGTATTTTCTGCCagcaaagatttaaaaaaacaacaagacagtGAAGTGCTGTGCATAATTTAATAGAGAATTTACTAAAGATAGGTTTccttgcagtgtttttgttaatttcttAGATATGCTTCAGAGCTGGTCATGAAGATGCCACCAGTGACAAGAAATTCCTACGTATTTTATGCATATGcagaatttacagtaaaagtTGATACAGTGCTCAGTAAAAAGGTCGATGAGCTATGACGTCCAGTCTGTGGGCTTGAGGTCCCCACCACCGATATAAAACACTTTCTTTAATTCACTTTGCTACTAACTGGGCTAAATGGTGACGGTAAATTTACAGTATCAGAGCAGACGTGTctagataaattaaaaaaaaaaattatgactcTGGGTAGACTGACATTAGGTGGGTTTGTCTTTTCGCCGCATGCCAGACTAAAGCACACCGGTCCGCATGAATGTAACACGATAGGCACGGACTGCTGTAAATGTACCTCTGTAACTTTGCATCCTATACTAATGTCGATGTCTGCGGAAATACGTGACCACTCAAGACACCAGGTTCAGACCATGTACTCCATTGCCAGCAGGAGGCGTCCTACTATCGAAACTGCTCGGATGAGTGTCTGTGCGGGTCTGAGCTTCGTCAAGTTCGCAGAAGGAAAGACAATAATCGGAAGTTCTGCGACCAATCCTTCAGAATCGAATACTAAATGGCGCTTGTGTGGCtgtgtagtattttttttttttttacacaattctTTTTAAAACCTCCCTTGGTTGCTTATACTAGGTGGGTATTGAATGAGAGCGACTGCAAGGTGCAGTGTGTACTCCATTTTGAGATATATTGGGCCTGATACAGATTTGGATATACTACTTTAATTTTAGTCGTTATAGTTAAGAGAAGGCGAATGTATGTGCTCGGTGGAGTAGCCGTTTTTGAGCCCACTGCGCATTTGGCGACTTCAAACACCCCAAACTCGCAGCGGGTCGGACTTTTATTTCGAAAATAATACCGGAAAGCGCGTCGCACTCGGGTTGCCTTGACAGCACTTTGTGTCGTGCCTGAGAGGACTGTGAAGTCTTGCAGCGGCTCAGACTTGAGGAGTGCCAACTTACGATGTCTAGTGCCTGCTAGCGTCTGTTTGCTGTTCGCTCCACCCGGTTCCCCTGGACGAAGGCGACAGCGGCCGGGCTGAGCGCACAGCCCGTTCATTTCCCTCGCCACAGGACGACCCCAGCCGCCAACTCCTACGGGGGCAGCTTGGCTATTCAAGGACATTTTAACGTTACCATAGCTACTTTGGCCTTTTTCTGTCGATTGGGGGAATTCGGCGTGCCATTCTCCGGCGCGATGGTGTGGCCAGATTTTGTAAACACGCTCAGAAACGGCGGCTAACACCACGTAAAACCC
Above is a genomic segment from Xiphias gladius isolate SHS-SW01 ecotype Sanya breed wild chromosome 19, ASM1685928v1, whole genome shotgun sequence containing:
- the kmt5ab gene encoding lysine methyltransferase 5Ab, producing MAKGKKNVLRTDIKHEDTVEGMVTSRKETKENKPAANKECVGKVQSIVQSLRSPSKPRSPLSDSSSTLIQEGNESDAANPDLLKLKKDIPNEVKSESCESKEQKPEMACQSHGIREQFTDQPDQKESTTHTDARLQAGKKVTASKPRSRTGPKLGAKKIENKAPQNRKVTDYYPIRRSNRKTKAELKNEEHSHTDDLIKNGIEEGMQVKHIEGKGRGVFAVKSFKKGEFVVEYHGDLLELPEAKIREAQYAQDPQTGCYMYYFQYQSKTYCVDATKETSRLGRLINHSKTGNCQTKLHAIDGTPHLILVASRDIKAEEELLYDYGDRSKASILAHPWLKY
- the mtrfr gene encoding probable peptide chain release factor C12orf65 homolog, mitochondrial, with translation MARHAIHIPGPLCTPATHLRLQHTPALGKSKFIGLSLRFGVAAFTSDAVVPRHEAAADLTRSGNDATSTETNASKVTHGFPLPRHLFGPSAEEGVRVRHARMTRRETSSAPRGFYVVLAAVSERVYKIWPHHRAGEWHAEFPQSTEKGQSSYGNVKMSLNSQAAPVGVGGWGRPVAREMNGLCAQPGRCRLRPGEPGGANSKQTLAGTRHPGKKDLIDLPVLNEDDLEEQFVRGSGPGGQATNKTSNCVVLKHIPTGIVVKCHQTRSVEINRKRARGIMREKLDVAYKGELSEVLAKKKESVLRKQEKKKKAHENLERKRLFKEALVADSKPGNDTV